From a single Sander vitreus isolate 19-12246 chromosome 2, sanVit1, whole genome shotgun sequence genomic region:
- the pin1 gene encoding peptidyl-prolyl cis-trans isomerase NIMA-interacting 1 — MADDEKLPGGWEKRMSRNSGKVYYFNHITNASQWERPVGDGRGEPDKVRCSHLLVKHNQSRRPSSWREQNITRTKDEALDLIQKYIEEIKSGEEMFESLASQFSDCSSAKNGGDLGLFGKGQMQKPFEDASFALKVGDMSGPVFTDSGVHIILRTG, encoded by the exons ATGGCAGACGACGAAAAGTTACCGGGTGGATGGGAGAAAAGAATGAGCCGCAATTCAG GTAAAGTGTACTACTTTAACCACATCACCAATGCCAGCCAGTGGGAACGTCCGGTGGGAGATGGCCGTGGAGAGCCGGATAAG GTACGCTGCTCTCACCTCCTGGTGAAGCATAATCAGTCACGTCGTCCATCTTCTTGGCGGGAACAAAATATAACACGAACTAAAGACGAGGCCCTGGATCTCATTCAGA AGTACATAGAAGAGATCAAATCTGGAGAGGAGATGTTTGAGTCCCTGGCTTCTCAGTTCAGCGACTGCAGCTCAGCTAAGAACGGTGGAGACCTGGGATTATTTGgcaaag GTCAAATGCAGAAGCCTTTTGAAGATGCCTCCTTTGCTCTAAAAGTTGGAGACATGAGCGGTCCTGTTTTTACTGACTCTGGAGTCCACATCATCCTACGCACTGGTTGA